In Archangium violaceum, the following are encoded in one genomic region:
- a CDS encoding SMI1/KNR4 family protein, translating into MATLMSRLLEEVTRDHFPYPPATPEQIEEFERRVGWRLDADLRAFYLHCNGAELIERLPDTPYRILPLSKIVRARVAVYGEDDDQWGPASMYTLCDVQDGDYVLVDVSRQENERYPLMDGYHEAWPNPEYCGPVANSFSEFLEAAMHSRRPVYWLGKRSSTT; encoded by the coding sequence ATGGCCACACTCATGAGCCGCTTGCTCGAAGAGGTCACGCGTGACCACTTTCCCTATCCGCCCGCCACACCCGAGCAGATCGAGGAGTTCGAGCGGCGGGTGGGCTGGCGGCTGGACGCGGACCTGCGGGCCTTCTACCTGCATTGCAATGGGGCGGAACTGATTGAACGGCTGCCGGATACCCCTTACCGCATCCTTCCACTGTCCAAGATCGTTCGAGCACGGGTAGCCGTCTACGGGGAGGATGATGACCAGTGGGGTCCCGCTTCGATGTATACCCTCTGCGATGTACAGGACGGGGATTACGTCCTGGTGGATGTGAGCCGACAGGAGAATGAGCGTTACCCCCTGATGGATGGCTACCACGAGGCGTGGCCGAACCCGGAGTACTGCGGGCCAGTCGCCAACTCCTTCTCGGAGTTTCTGGAGGCGGCGATGCACTCTCGACGCCCTGTGTACTGGCTGGGGAAACGGAGCTCCACGACGTAA
- a CDS encoding serine/threonine-protein kinase, which translates to MTDELLAGRYQLEQELGRGGMATVFLARDTRLARRVAVKVMHPGEDGRRAERFRREAELVASIKHPHVLEIHDFGEDARRGPFLVCEWVQGEDLRALAQRLAPVPPEVAAVLCWTLAQALGEAHAHGVVHRDVKPENVLVSRSGALKLADFGIAAVADDERLTSTGTVTGSLAYMAPERLDTGAFSPASDVYAVGVLLFELCAGTTPHAGKGSAHLVTSVMTRDAPRLVDVVPGTPEPLGELVARCLARDARDRPQNGAELAELLEEVVSHIAGPPAEVSRNFFRDPVGEAARWREVQFERLLSAGRALLAKGEGARAAKLLNEALALRPDSAEVGELLRARPPARRSRALVGGAVLVGLLAILGIWGWARHRDVVPEEVVATAPVPPERASPSTPAPEPVPKPISEPVPEPVPEKKATPDPAEPVVRATRAQTPRPVPPKRTEPPAARPTSPPPVESPPVPAASSPVTGEPSPESQVPATLRVVVRPWAEVFVDGQSRGYTPRVRELRLSPGTHRLRLENPMCAPIEEVLQVFAGESVSRELTLRECKEASP; encoded by the coding sequence ATGACGGACGAACTGCTGGCCGGCCGCTACCAGTTGGAACAGGAGCTGGGGCGAGGAGGCATGGCCACGGTCTTCCTGGCCCGGGACACGAGGTTGGCGCGCCGGGTGGCGGTCAAGGTGATGCATCCGGGCGAGGATGGGCGCCGCGCCGAGCGCTTCCGCCGGGAGGCAGAGCTGGTGGCCTCCATCAAGCACCCCCACGTGCTGGAGATTCACGACTTCGGCGAGGACGCCCGCCGGGGGCCCTTCCTCGTGTGCGAGTGGGTGCAGGGCGAGGACCTGCGCGCGTTGGCGCAGCGGCTCGCGCCCGTGCCGCCCGAGGTGGCGGCCGTGCTGTGCTGGACGCTGGCGCAGGCGCTGGGCGAGGCGCACGCACACGGCGTGGTGCACCGGGACGTGAAGCCGGAGAACGTGCTCGTGTCCCGGAGCGGAGCATTGAAGCTGGCGGACTTCGGCATCGCCGCGGTGGCCGATGACGAGCGGCTGACGAGCACCGGCACCGTCACGGGCTCGCTCGCGTACATGGCACCCGAGCGCCTGGATACGGGCGCTTTCTCACCGGCCTCGGACGTCTACGCGGTGGGAGTCCTCCTCTTCGAGTTGTGCGCCGGGACGACGCCGCACGCGGGCAAGGGGAGCGCGCACCTGGTGACCTCGGTGATGACGCGGGACGCGCCCCGGCTCGTGGATGTCGTGCCCGGCACGCCCGAGCCGCTGGGCGAGCTGGTGGCCCGATGCCTGGCCCGGGATGCACGCGACCGGCCCCAGAACGGCGCGGAGCTGGCCGAGCTCCTGGAAGAGGTGGTGAGTCACATCGCCGGACCTCCCGCCGAGGTCTCTCGTAACTTCTTCCGGGATCCGGTGGGCGAGGCCGCGCGGTGGCGAGAGGTCCAGTTCGAGCGGTTGCTGAGCGCGGGCCGCGCGTTGCTCGCGAAGGGGGAGGGGGCTCGGGCCGCGAAGCTGCTCAATGAGGCCCTGGCGCTCCGTCCGGACTCCGCCGAGGTGGGCGAGTTGCTGCGCGCGCGTCCGCCGGCACGCCGTTCGCGGGCGCTCGTGGGAGGCGCAGTGCTGGTGGGCCTCCTCGCGATTCTTGGCATCTGGGGTTGGGCACGACACCGGGACGTGGTGCCGGAGGAGGTCGTGGCGACGGCTCCTGTTCCTCCCGAGCGCGCGTCCCCATCAACCCCCGCCCCCGAGCCCGTTCCGAAGCCCATCTCCGAGCCAGTTCCAGAGCCGGTCCCGGAGAAGAAGGCCACTCCCGATCCCGCGGAGCCGGTCGTTCGCGCCACTCGGGCCCAGACGCCTCGCCCGGTCCCGCCGAAGCGGACGGAGCCCCCGGCCGCCCGCCCCACGAGTCCGCCTCCGGTGGAATCGCCTCCTGTTCCAGCGGCGTCGTCTCCTGTCACGGGAGAGCCCTCGCCGGAGTCCCAGGTGCCCGCGACGTTGCGCGTGGTGGTGCGCCCCTGGGCCGAGGTGTTCGTGGATGGGCAGAGCCGGGGCTACACGCCCCGGGTGCGCGAGCTGCGCCTGTCGCCGGGCACGCACCGGCTGCGCCTGGAAAATCCGATGTGTGCTCCCATCGAGGAAGTCCTTCAGGTGTTCGCGGGCGAGTCGGTGTCGCGCGAGCTGACCCTGCGGGAGTGCAAGGAGGCCTCGCCATGA
- a CDS encoding glutamine--tRNA ligase/YqeY domain fusion protein: MSKLPVDLIPAPEARRVAPNFITEVIDADLKAGRHVSVVTRFPPEPNGYAHLGHAFASYLDFMTALDYGGVCHLRLDDTNPEGETQEYADSIIHDMKWLGWDTSRLFYASDYYEQLYGYAEQLIRKGLAYVESVSGEEMARLRGTVDKPGTPSPYRSRSVEENLELFRRMRAGEFKNGDHALRAKIDLANANFKLRDPVLYRILHASHYRTGNKWCIYPMYDFAHPISDAIEGITHSMCSLEFIDNRAIYDWLMDNLFPQAQTGRMPPRQYEFGRRSLEYTVVSKRKLRRLVSEKIVTGWNDPRMPTLSALRRRGATPEAARAFAAQIGVSRTNRTVDLVVLENAIRDDLSARAPRVMAVTQPLKVTILNLEAERTLSLSYWPQDAVREGGDGRVPLPNGERVAPEQAVREVPLTREIVIEREDFSANPPKGFKRLTPGGTVRLRGAGIIRCDEVITGADGEPAELRVTLLDEDAKASGVIHWVSATRGVSVEFRLFDRLFTVPNPDGEVAPPHDPEQPSHEDETKPLNMDFLSYVNPKSLVVTRGMVEPSVARDPADTRYQFERVGYFWRDPVDSRADAPVFNRIITLKDTWGRKEEGAEPRAQSKPKAEKKADAAAPVRAPLSSEQEPVFARLRERGVSENDAYLLAREPQLTAYLEGVSDAQLVSLAPWVVNDLANAIREGSNRVARADLAALVGLVSEGGISARIAKDVLAEAQTSGEAPVRIVERKGLRVVSDEGQLRTAIQGVLDANPAKVAEYRGGKKGLMGFFTGQVMRATNGQADPKAVARLLGELLG, from the coding sequence ATGAGCAAGTTGCCTGTGGACCTGATTCCCGCGCCAGAGGCCCGGCGTGTGGCCCCCAACTTCATCACCGAGGTGATCGACGCGGACTTGAAGGCCGGGCGGCACGTCAGCGTCGTCACCCGCTTTCCTCCCGAGCCCAACGGCTACGCGCACCTCGGGCACGCCTTCGCCAGCTACCTGGACTTCATGACCGCGCTGGACTACGGCGGCGTCTGCCACCTGCGGCTGGACGACACCAATCCGGAGGGCGAGACGCAGGAGTACGCGGACAGCATCATCCACGACATGAAGTGGCTCGGCTGGGACACCTCCCGCCTCTTCTACGCCTCGGACTACTACGAGCAGCTGTACGGCTACGCGGAACAGCTCATCCGCAAGGGCCTGGCCTACGTGGAGAGCGTCAGCGGCGAGGAGATGGCGCGCCTGCGCGGCACGGTGGACAAGCCCGGCACGCCCAGCCCCTACCGCAGCCGGAGCGTCGAGGAGAACCTGGAACTGTTCCGCCGCATGCGCGCCGGCGAGTTCAAGAACGGCGATCACGCCCTGCGCGCGAAGATCGACCTGGCGAACGCGAACTTCAAGCTGCGCGACCCGGTGCTCTACCGCATCCTGCACGCGTCCCACTACCGCACGGGAAACAAGTGGTGCATCTACCCGATGTACGACTTCGCGCACCCCATCAGCGACGCCATCGAGGGCATCACGCACAGCATGTGCAGCCTCGAGTTCATCGACAACCGAGCCATCTACGACTGGCTCATGGACAACCTGTTCCCCCAGGCGCAGACGGGCCGCATGCCGCCGCGCCAGTACGAGTTCGGGCGGCGCAGCCTGGAGTACACCGTCGTCAGCAAGCGCAAGCTGCGGCGCCTGGTGAGCGAGAAGATCGTGACGGGCTGGAATGATCCGCGCATGCCCACGCTGAGCGCGCTGCGCCGGCGAGGGGCGACGCCCGAGGCGGCGCGGGCCTTCGCGGCGCAGATCGGCGTGAGCCGCACGAACCGCACGGTGGACCTCGTGGTGCTCGAGAACGCCATCCGCGATGACCTGAGCGCGCGCGCCCCCCGGGTGATGGCCGTGACGCAGCCGCTGAAGGTCACGATCCTGAACCTGGAGGCCGAGCGCACCCTGAGCCTGTCGTACTGGCCGCAGGACGCCGTGCGCGAGGGGGGAGATGGGCGCGTGCCGCTGCCCAACGGCGAGCGGGTAGCGCCCGAGCAGGCGGTGCGCGAGGTGCCGCTCACGCGGGAGATCGTCATCGAGCGCGAGGACTTCAGCGCGAATCCGCCCAAGGGCTTCAAGCGGCTCACGCCGGGCGGGACGGTGCGCCTGCGCGGCGCGGGCATCATCCGCTGCGACGAGGTCATCACGGGCGCGGACGGCGAGCCGGCCGAACTGCGCGTCACGCTGCTGGACGAGGACGCGAAGGCGAGCGGCGTCATCCACTGGGTGAGCGCCACACGCGGCGTGAGCGTGGAGTTCCGCCTCTTCGACCGGCTGTTCACCGTGCCCAACCCCGACGGCGAGGTGGCTCCTCCGCACGATCCGGAGCAGCCGAGCCACGAGGACGAGACGAAGCCGCTCAACATGGACTTCCTGAGCTACGTCAACCCGAAGAGCCTGGTGGTGACGCGCGGCATGGTCGAGCCCAGCGTCGCGCGCGATCCGGCGGACACCCGCTACCAGTTCGAGCGCGTCGGCTACTTCTGGAGGGATCCGGTGGACAGCCGCGCCGATGCTCCCGTCTTCAACCGCATCATCACGCTGAAGGACACCTGGGGACGCAAGGAGGAAGGCGCGGAGCCCCGGGCGCAGAGCAAGCCGAAGGCCGAGAAGAAGGCGGACGCGGCGGCCCCCGTCCGGGCGCCGCTCTCCAGCGAGCAGGAGCCCGTGTTCGCGCGCCTGCGCGAGCGCGGGGTCTCGGAGAACGACGCGTACCTGCTCGCGCGCGAGCCGCAGCTCACCGCGTACCTGGAGGGCGTGAGCGATGCGCAGCTCGTGAGCCTCGCGCCGTGGGTGGTGAACGATCTGGCCAACGCCATTCGCGAGGGCTCGAACCGGGTGGCCCGGGCGGACCTCGCGGCGCTGGTCGGGCTGGTGTCGGAGGGCGGAATCAGCGCCCGCATCGCGAAGGACGTGCTCGCGGAGGCGCAGACTTCCGGCGAGGCCCCCGTGCGCATCGTGGAGCGCAAGGGCCTGCGCGTCGTCAGCGACGAGGGACAGCTGCGCACCGCCATCCAGGGTGTCCTGGACGCCAATCCCGCGAAGGTCGCGGAGTACCGCGGCGGGAAGAAGGGCCTGATGGGCTTCTTCACGGGACAGGTCATGCGCGCCACCAATGGCCAGGCGGACCCCAAGGCCGTCGCGCGCCTCCTGGGCGAGTTGCTCGGCTGA
- a CDS encoding Dickkopf N-terminal cysteine-rich domain-containing protein, whose amino-acid sequence MHRLVRLVVPLALVTVLGCPLDIEVREPPLDTDAGPRACVKDQDCPEGQRCDDAYSDNHCEPGPRVTQSCTGDFTCSYLASCVEGRCELGCLGGRCRPGYQCAPDRECVEACSEGAPTKLGDYCDGSTDCGRCGFCVALSGSGEKRCHQPCTSDTECGGETGACQKVTNSTLHVCRLP is encoded by the coding sequence ATGCACCGACTCGTCCGACTCGTGGTGCCGCTCGCTCTCGTGACCGTGCTGGGCTGTCCTCTGGACATCGAGGTCCGGGAGCCGCCGCTGGACACCGACGCGGGACCGCGGGCGTGCGTGAAGGACCAGGACTGTCCGGAGGGACAGCGCTGCGACGACGCCTATTCGGACAACCACTGTGAGCCAGGTCCCCGGGTCACCCAGTCGTGCACGGGAGATTTCACGTGCTCCTACCTGGCCTCCTGTGTGGAGGGCCGTTGTGAGCTGGGCTGCCTGGGCGGTCGCTGCCGGCCGGGCTACCAGTGCGCTCCGGACAGGGAATGCGTCGAGGCCTGTTCCGAAGGGGCCCCCACGAAGCTCGGTGACTACTGCGACGGCTCCACCGACTGCGGCCGCTGTGGCTTCTGCGTGGCGCTCTCCGGGAGTGGAGAGAAACGATGTCACCAGCCGTGCACGTCCGACACGGAGTGTGGAGGTGAAACGGGGGCGTGCCAGAAGGTGACGAACAGCACGCTGCACGTCTGCCGCCTGCCATGA
- a CDS encoding FG-GAP-like repeat-containing protein: protein MASVEQEKTLATDTRDLYVDTTSLWGSPRISVCWENPTTTNATERAWVQDAAEGTWGRVSAVDFVGWGACTSTSRGIRINVADTGPHVKQLGSRLDGYVNGMELNFTFANWSPVCQSQREFCIRAIAVHEFGHALGFAHEQNRPDRPSTCTEPPQGSNGNLMIGAWDLQSVMNYCNPAWNGNGQLSATDIAGVVQLYGGALWSQEFGYDAGGWRVEQHPRTAADVNGDGRADLIGFGNAGVYTALSTGSRFNNSQLVLQAFGYDAGGWRVELHPRTAADVNGDGRADIVGFANAGVNVALSTGNGFAAPQLWLADFGYNAGGWRVEQHPRTLADVNGDGRADVVGFGQAGVYVALSTGTSFTPSQFWLADFGYNSTWRVELHPRTAVDVNGDGRADIVGFANAGVVVALSTGTGFTAPQLWLADFGYDAGGWRVEQHPRTLADVNGDGRADVVGFGQAGVYVALSTGTGFTPSQFWLGQFGYGAGNWRVEMHPRTLADIDGNGRADIIGFGSAGVAKYLD from the coding sequence GTGGCGTCAGTCGAGCAGGAGAAGACCCTCGCGACGGATACGCGCGATCTCTACGTCGACACCACGTCGCTCTGGGGCTCTCCGCGCATCAGCGTCTGCTGGGAGAACCCGACGACGACGAACGCCACCGAGCGGGCCTGGGTGCAGGATGCGGCCGAAGGCACGTGGGGACGAGTCTCGGCGGTGGACTTCGTCGGCTGGGGCGCGTGCACCTCGACCTCGCGCGGCATCCGCATCAATGTCGCGGACACGGGGCCTCACGTGAAGCAGCTCGGCAGCCGGCTGGACGGCTACGTCAACGGCATGGAGCTCAACTTCACCTTCGCGAACTGGAGCCCGGTCTGCCAGTCCCAGCGGGAGTTCTGCATCCGGGCCATCGCGGTGCATGAGTTCGGCCATGCGCTCGGCTTCGCGCACGAGCAGAACCGCCCGGACCGGCCGTCCACCTGCACCGAGCCCCCGCAGGGCTCCAACGGCAACCTGATGATTGGTGCCTGGGACCTCCAGTCGGTGATGAACTACTGCAACCCGGCCTGGAACGGGAACGGGCAGCTGAGCGCGACCGACATCGCGGGCGTCGTCCAGCTCTACGGTGGCGCGCTGTGGAGCCAGGAGTTCGGCTACGACGCCGGGGGCTGGCGCGTGGAGCAGCACCCGCGCACCGCCGCGGACGTCAACGGTGACGGCCGTGCCGACCTCATTGGCTTCGGCAACGCGGGCGTATACACCGCCCTGTCCACGGGAAGCCGCTTCAACAACTCCCAGCTCGTGCTGCAGGCCTTCGGCTACGACGCCGGGGGATGGCGCGTGGAGCTGCACCCGCGCACCGCCGCGGACGTCAATGGTGATGGCCGCGCGGACATCGTCGGTTTCGCCAATGCGGGCGTGAATGTCGCGCTGTCCACGGGCAATGGCTTCGCCGCCCCCCAGCTCTGGCTGGCGGACTTTGGCTACAACGCCGGAGGCTGGCGCGTGGAGCAGCACCCGCGCACCCTGGCGGACGTGAACGGAGACGGCCGTGCCGATGTCGTCGGCTTTGGCCAAGCGGGCGTGTATGTCGCGCTGTCCACCGGCACCAGCTTCACCCCATCCCAGTTCTGGCTGGCGGACTTTGGTTACAACTCCACCTGGCGCGTGGAGCTGCACCCGCGCACCGCGGTGGACGTGAATGGAGACGGCCGTGCGGACATCGTCGGCTTCGCCAATGCGGGCGTGGTCGTCGCACTGTCCACGGGCACTGGCTTCACCGCCCCCCAGCTCTGGCTGGCGGACTTCGGCTACGACGCCGGGGGCTGGCGCGTGGAGCAGCACCCGCGCACCCTGGCGGACGTGAACGGAGACGGCCGTGCCGATGTCGTCGGCTTTGGCCAAGCGGGCGTGTATGTCGCGCTGTCCACCGGCACCGGCTTCACCCCGTCCCAGTTCTGGCTGGGGCAATTCGGCTACGGTGCTGGAAATTGGCGCGTGGAGATGCACCCGCGCACCCTGGCGGACATCGATGGTAACGGCCGTGCCGACATCATCGGCTTCGGCAGCGCGGGTGTGGCCAAGTACCTGGACTGA
- a CDS encoding lysophospholipid acyltransferase family protein, giving the protein MRWIHSVLFWSFFAATSAVLFFVGLVVFLVAWPFDRDGRVLHLFSCAWAQLYIWVNPGWRVRLEGRERLPWHGPAVLVSNHQSLGDILVLYGLYRPFKWVSKASVFKVPFLGWNMYLNRYVGLVRGDKESIARMMAECERWLDRGVPVLLFPEGSRSPDDQLKPFKDGAFRLALSKGCPLIPIVLTGTGDTLPKHGLLLKYRARCRVRVLEPVDPRAFSDVVTLREHVRDLMVREKARLDEERSG; this is encoded by the coding sequence ATGCGCTGGATCCACTCGGTGCTCTTCTGGTCGTTCTTCGCGGCGACTTCCGCCGTCCTCTTCTTCGTGGGGCTCGTCGTCTTCCTGGTGGCGTGGCCCTTTGACCGCGACGGCCGGGTGCTGCACCTGTTCTCCTGTGCCTGGGCGCAGCTCTACATCTGGGTGAACCCCGGCTGGCGCGTGCGGCTGGAAGGCCGTGAGCGCCTGCCCTGGCATGGGCCCGCGGTCCTGGTGTCCAACCACCAGTCCCTGGGCGACATCCTCGTGCTCTACGGCCTCTACCGGCCCTTCAAATGGGTCTCCAAGGCCAGTGTCTTCAAGGTGCCGTTCCTCGGCTGGAACATGTACCTCAACCGCTACGTGGGACTGGTGCGAGGGGACAAGGAGAGCATCGCGAGGATGATGGCCGAGTGCGAGCGCTGGTTGGACCGCGGAGTCCCAGTGCTCCTCTTCCCCGAAGGCTCGCGCTCGCCGGACGATCAGCTCAAGCCCTTCAAGGACGGCGCCTTCCGCCTGGCCCTATCCAAGGGCTGCCCCCTCATTCCCATCGTGCTCACCGGCACGGGCGACACCCTGCCCAAGCACGGGCTGCTGTTGAAATACCGGGCCCGTTGCCGAGTCCGCGTCCTGGAGCCGGTGGATCCACGTGCCTTCTCCGATGTGGTCACGTTGCGCGAGCACGTGCGCGACCTCATGGTCCGGGAGAAAGCCCGTCTCGACGAGGAGCGATCCGGATGA
- a CDS encoding sigma 54-interacting transcriptional regulator, whose amino-acid sequence MPLFLALPDGSHVPLEKPVVSVGSDSACDVVLREPGVKPSHALLFRDARGWTVSAASKGCELRVRNKRVELSPLAPGESFSVGRCTLTLISSEAASPVAGSVPEGAPGGRLVAVLTGFASRLMVQRPTVELLDEVMRGLAEVADADVGFLVSAEGTRRHVLCSTGPVPEAAVVDSLVDQVVASGAPVLVSDVAADAALAGAPSVVALRLTSALVLPLRGGTAPLSAVYLGRRVGRPPFSPRELEEAMALSSLAALLLATSRELMELRTRVDSLTQRIEAATFEGIIGESPSMRALYRQVERLGPTSLHVLIQGETGTGKEEVAKALHRRSGRRGRLVAINCAALPESLIERELFGHVKGAFSGAGTDRPGLVEAADGGTLFLDEIGDMPLSLQSRLLRVVQEREVTRLGENHPRKVDMRVVSATHRSLEALVAEGRFRGDLRYRLDEVRVEVPPLRERGDDVLLIAHHVLSREGRRARGFTQKATEALLGHPFPGNVRELVSRVRRAAILASGELIGPEDLELGGDTAPLVPLEEAREAFVQRYVREAIARSGGSKKDAAQALGIGLRSIFRYLGEDS is encoded by the coding sequence ATGCCGCTCTTCCTCGCCCTGCCCGATGGCAGCCACGTGCCCCTGGAGAAGCCCGTGGTGTCCGTCGGCTCCGACTCCGCCTGTGACGTCGTCCTCCGGGAGCCGGGGGTGAAGCCCAGCCACGCGCTGCTCTTCCGGGACGCGCGGGGCTGGACGGTGTCCGCCGCGTCCAAGGGCTGTGAGCTGCGCGTGCGCAACAAGCGCGTGGAGCTGTCACCACTCGCTCCGGGCGAGTCCTTCTCCGTGGGGCGCTGCACCCTCACCCTGATCTCCTCCGAAGCGGCCTCGCCAGTCGCGGGCTCCGTACCGGAAGGGGCCCCGGGTGGACGGCTGGTGGCGGTGCTGACGGGCTTCGCCTCGCGGCTGATGGTCCAGCGGCCCACCGTGGAGCTCCTGGACGAGGTCATGCGCGGGCTCGCGGAGGTGGCGGACGCGGACGTGGGCTTCCTCGTGTCGGCGGAGGGGACGCGGCGCCATGTGCTGTGCTCCACCGGGCCGGTGCCGGAGGCGGCGGTGGTGGACAGCCTGGTGGATCAGGTGGTGGCCTCGGGTGCTCCCGTCCTCGTATCGGACGTGGCCGCGGACGCCGCGCTGGCCGGGGCTCCCAGTGTCGTGGCCCTGCGCCTCACCTCCGCCCTGGTGCTGCCCCTGCGCGGGGGGACGGCGCCGCTGTCCGCCGTGTACCTCGGACGGCGCGTGGGCCGCCCACCGTTCTCCCCTCGGGAGCTGGAAGAGGCCATGGCCCTGTCCTCGCTGGCGGCGCTGCTGCTGGCCACCTCGCGCGAGTTGATGGAGCTGCGCACACGGGTGGACAGCCTCACGCAGCGCATCGAAGCGGCTACCTTCGAGGGGATCATCGGTGAGTCGCCTTCCATGCGCGCGCTGTACCGGCAGGTGGAGCGCCTGGGGCCCACCTCGCTCCACGTGCTCATCCAGGGTGAGACGGGCACGGGCAAGGAGGAGGTGGCGAAGGCGCTGCACCGGCGCAGTGGACGGCGCGGGCGGCTGGTGGCCATCAACTGCGCGGCCCTCCCCGAGTCGCTCATCGAGCGGGAGCTGTTCGGCCACGTGAAGGGCGCCTTCTCGGGGGCGGGGACGGACCGGCCCGGGCTGGTGGAGGCCGCGGACGGCGGCACGCTCTTCCTGGACGAGATCGGGGACATGCCGCTGTCGCTCCAGTCCCGCCTGTTGCGCGTGGTGCAGGAGCGCGAGGTGACGCGGCTGGGGGAGAACCATCCGCGCAAGGTGGACATGCGCGTGGTGTCGGCCACGCACCGGTCCCTCGAGGCCCTGGTGGCGGAGGGCCGCTTCCGCGGCGACCTGCGCTACCGCCTGGACGAGGTGCGCGTGGAGGTGCCGCCCCTGCGCGAGCGGGGCGACGACGTGCTGCTCATCGCCCACCATGTGCTGAGCCGCGAGGGCCGGCGCGCGCGGGGCTTCACCCAGAAGGCCACGGAGGCCCTGCTCGGCCATCCCTTCCCGGGCAACGTGCGCGAGCTGGTGTCGCGGGTGCGGCGCGCGGCGATCCTCGCCTCGGGAGAGCTGATCGGTCCCGAGGACCTGGAGCTGGGAGGGGACACGGCGCCGCTGGTGCCACTGGAGGAGGCGCGCGAGGCCTTCGTTCAGCGCTACGTGCGCGAGGCCATCGCCCGGAGCGGCGGCAGCAAGAAGGACGCGGCGCAGGCCCTCGGCATCGGTCTGCGCTCGATCTTCCGCTACCTGGGCGAGGACTCCTGA
- a CDS encoding MFS transporter, translating to MHRAAVGALFFLQGLCFASWASRIPTIQQRLGLSEAALGVALLALPAGSMTSLPFAGWLVAKRGSRQVVLGAMVLYGVVLTGLGAVDSLAGLMGVLYLFGFAGNQVNIAVNTQAVGVEALYGRSVMASFHGLWSLAGFVAAGVGAAMMGWGVAPLPHFVGTLGLLLAALAASASFILPDGPGRNPEGKLLTLPDKSLWGLGMLAFCCMICEGAMFDWSGVYFQRVVHAEPGQVGLGYAVFTASMATGRFLADGLVQRLSLRRVFQLSGGLIAVGLMTAVLLPSLPTALLGFLMVGFGVSSVVPLVYGAAGRSKTIPAGVALAAVSTIGFLGFLIGPPLIGFIAEVVSLRGSFTLIACLGLGVAILGSRKAD from the coding sequence GTGCACCGCGCGGCGGTCGGGGCGTTGTTCTTCCTGCAGGGGCTGTGCTTCGCGAGCTGGGCGTCGCGCATCCCGACCATCCAGCAGCGGCTGGGCCTGTCCGAGGCGGCCCTGGGGGTGGCCCTGCTGGCCCTGCCCGCGGGCTCCATGACGAGTCTGCCCTTCGCGGGCTGGCTCGTGGCGAAGCGGGGCAGCCGGCAGGTGGTGCTCGGCGCGATGGTGCTCTACGGCGTGGTGCTCACGGGGCTGGGCGCGGTGGACAGCCTCGCGGGGCTCATGGGGGTGCTCTACCTGTTCGGCTTCGCGGGCAACCAGGTGAACATCGCGGTGAACACGCAGGCGGTGGGGGTGGAGGCGCTCTATGGCCGCTCGGTGATGGCGTCCTTCCATGGCTTGTGGAGCCTGGCGGGATTCGTCGCCGCGGGGGTGGGGGCGGCGATGATGGGCTGGGGGGTGGCGCCGCTGCCGCACTTCGTGGGAACGCTCGGGCTGCTCCTGGCGGCGCTGGCGGCGAGCGCGAGCTTCATCCTCCCGGACGGGCCCGGGCGGAACCCGGAGGGGAAGCTGCTCACGCTCCCGGACAAGTCCCTGTGGGGCCTGGGGATGTTGGCCTTCTGCTGCATGATCTGCGAGGGGGCGATGTTCGACTGGAGCGGGGTGTACTTCCAGCGGGTGGTCCATGCCGAGCCGGGCCAGGTGGGCCTGGGGTACGCGGTGTTCACGGCGTCCATGGCCACGGGGCGCTTCCTGGCGGACGGGCTCGTGCAGCGGCTGAGCCTGCGGCGGGTGTTCCAGCTGAGCGGCGGGCTCATCGCGGTGGGGCTGATGACGGCGGTGCTGCTGCCGAGCCTGCCCACGGCGTTGCTGGGCTTCCTGATGGTGGGCTTCGGCGTGTCGTCCGTGGTGCCGCTCGTCTACGGGGCGGCGGGCAGGTCGAAGACGATTCCGGCGGGGGTGGCGCTGGCGGCGGTGTCGACGATCGGCTTCCTGGGCTTCCTGATCGGACCGCCGCTCATCGGCTTCATCGCGGAGGTGGTGAGCCTGCGCGGCTCCTTCACGCTCATTGCCTGCCTGGGCCTGGGGGTGGCGATCCTCGGCTCCAGGAAGGCGGATTGA